A single Anopheles arabiensis isolate DONGOLA chromosome 2, AaraD3, whole genome shotgun sequence DNA region contains:
- the LOC120901437 gene encoding glycerol-3-phosphate acyltransferase 1, mitochondrial isoform X5 — protein MWASGGWISRWSLSNAPGSSSSGGVAAVAGNGYQNRIYQLEQFWRPQLGADDRRRSAIDILRVTTHAGEQYARVHNPGKFDWGVWCPHLAQATRVRRFSYPQVAGAVLPDERVQEALDTAVKESINDKRAELGLAENDESFDEDRYYSEMLRSHERRAGKILIGMRSKISNLVLRITSWVLYKLLPCFMSGVAAHPAQVDMIKRAIEKHPDVPLIFLPLHRSHLDYIMVSFILLNNDIKCPLVAGGDNLRIPVFGSILRYDGAFFIKRKIDPLTGKKDHVYRAILHTYLQKCLTAGHNVEFFIEGGRTRTGKPCMPKSGILSVIVDAFNDKSIADALIVPVSINYEKLVDGNFVREQLGQKKIPESFASAASAIMKVLKARYGLMRIDFNEPFSLSELIKSLRKSDTAHNYTPEMRRLQHKPSSSSLFGTDVVQEEQDQRQLIDNIARHVVYDSARATSVMTTNALAFLLLNRFRDGAPLSILVEALDELRAVLNGVRDLGFTGSSEDVIRYAADLLGPGLVTKESRNGQLFVKPVVMIPNVIELSYYSNCLIPHFALESIVVTCAGLLKREAERNSSTDRHDHADEVTVGRRALLAACMEFAELLMYEFILCKPCQKLETVLENTLQELCLREILSQPEQELTEDQVMARKLAHNLECDGLDVDDDELDDYFDDQHNSTNGGGGGRPYRAVDDDVTRIHFPAETHCNRLVLESVLAPFTNTYSAVASSLHQLLDGNAMVESEFIRLCIKEISTRVELGDCKYGESISTDTVRNCLKVFEKRSYIETTNNSGVRLVSLQPPFDTMAELQTIVQQVHTFVPV, from the exons ATGTGGGCTTCGGGTGGCTGGATTTCAAGGTGGTCGTTATCTAACGCACCCGGGAGCAGCAGCTCaggtggtgttgctgctgtcgctggCAACGGATACCAGAATCGCATCTATCAGCTCGAACAGTTTTGG CGTCCACAGCTTGGTGCGGACGATCGACGGCGCAGCGCGATTGACATACTGCGCGTAACGACGCACGCCGGTGAGCAGTATGCGCGCGTGCACAATCCGGGCAAGTTCGACTGGGGCGTCTGGTGTCCGCATCTGGCGCAGGCCACCCGTGTGCGCCGCTTCTCGTACCCGCAGGTGGCCGGTGCCGTCCTGCCCGACGAACGGGTGCAGGAAGCGCTGGATACGGCGGTCAAGGAATCGATCAATGACAAACGGGCCGAACTGGGGCTGGCGGAGAATGACGAAAGCTTCGACGAGGATCGCTACTACAGTGAGATGCTTCGCAGCCATGAACGAAGGGCGGGCAAG ATCCTGATCGGCATGCGCTCGAAGATCTCGAACCTCGTGCTGCGCATTACCTCCTGGGTGCTGTATAAGCTGCTGCCCTGCTTCATGTCGGGGGTGGCCGCCCATCCCGCCCAGGTGGACATGATAAAGCGCGCCATCGAGAAGCACCCGGACGTGCCGCTTATCTTTCTGCCACTTCACCGCAGCCATCTGGATTACATTATGGTGAGCTTCATACTGCTGAACAACGACATCAAGTGTCCGCTGGTCGCCGGTGGGGACAATCTGCGCATCCCCGTGTTCGGCAGCATTCTGCGCTACGACGGTGCGTTCTTTATCAAGCGCAAGATTGACCCGCTCACGGGCAAGAAGGATCACGTGTACCGGGCGATCCTGCACACCTACCTGCAGAAGTGCCTGACCGCCGGGCACAATGTGGAATTTTTCATCGAAGGTGGCCGTACGCGCACGGGCAAACCCTGCATGCCAAAG AGTGGCATTCTTTCGGTGATTGTCGATGCATTCAACGATAAAAGTATTGCCGATGCGCTGATCGTTCCCGTCTCGATCAACTACGAGAAGCTGGTCGATGGAAACTTTGTGCGGGAGCAGCTGGGACAGAAGAAAATTCCGGAAAGCTTCGCCTCGGCTGCGTCCGCCATCATGAAGGTGCTGAAAGCCCGGTACGGGCTGATGAGGATCGACTTCAACGAACCGTTCTCGCTAAGCGAGCTGATCAAATCGCTCCGCAAATCGGACACCGCGCACAATTACACGCCAGAGATGCG ACGATTGCAGCACAAACCATCTTCCTCCTCGCTGTTCGGCACGGACGTGGTGCAGGAAGAGCAGGACCAGCGGCAGCTAATTGACAACATTGCGCGGCACGTCGTGTACGACAGTGCGCGGGCCACCTCCGTCATGACGACCAACGCGCTAGCATTCCTGTTGCTGAACCGTTTCCGCGACGGTGCGCCGCTCTCGATACTGGTGGAAGCGCTCGATGAGCTGCGCGCCGTGCTGAACGGTGTGCGCGATCTCGGTTTCACCGGCTCGTCCGAGGACGTCATTCGGTACGCGGCCGACCTGCTCGGCCCGGGTCTGGTAACGAAGGAAAGCCGCAATGGGCAGCTGTTCGTCAAACCGGTGGTGATGATTCCGAACGTGATCGAGCTGTCCTACTATTCGAACTGTCTCATACCGCACTTTGCGCTGGAATCGATCGTCGTCACGTGTGCCGGCTTGTTGAAGCGTGAAGCGGAACGGAACAGCAGCACGGACCGGCACGATCACGCGGACGAGGTGACGGTCGGGCGGCGGGCGCTGCTGGCGGCGTGCATGGAGTTTGCCGAGCTGCTGATGTACGAGTTCATCCTGTGCAAACCGTGCCAGAAGCTGGAAACCGTGCTCGAGAACACGCTGCAGGAGCTATGCCTGCGGGAAATCCTGTCCCAGCCGGAGCAGGAGCTCACCGAGGACCAGGTGATGGCACGCAAGCTGGCCCACAATCTGGAGTGCGACGGGCTGGACGTGGACGACGACGAGCTGGACGATTATTTCGACGATCAGCACAACTCCACcaacggtggcggcggtggtcgGCCGTACCGGGCGGTGGACGACGATGTGACGCGGATACATTTCCCGGCCGAAACGCACTGCAACCGGCTGGTGCTGGAGTCGGTACTGGCGCCCTTCACCAACACATACTCAGCGGTGGCGTCGTCGCTGCACCAGCTCTTGGACGGCAACGCGATGGTGGAATCGGAGTTCATTCGGCTGTGCATCAAAGAGATCAGCACGCGGGTTGAGCTGGGAGACTGTAAATATG GCGAAAGCATATCCACCGATACAGTGCGAAACTGCCTGAAGGTGTTCGAGAAGCGCTCGTACATCGAAACCACAAACAACAGCGGCGTGCGGTTGGTGTCGCTGCAGCCTCCCTTCGACACGATGGCGGAACTGCAAACCATAGTACAACAGGTGCACACGTTCGTGCCAGTTTAG
- the LOC120901437 gene encoding glycerol-3-phosphate acyltransferase 1, mitochondrial isoform X4: MLGILEVLLFLCIIGYFFNKERAIDMVDIISNRVQEAYGSFRLPSVFGPGTDAQPNGGFSTYSMLKRFGEAGRRQRQLNVDNDRMRPQLGADDRRRSAIDILRVTTHAGEQYARVHNPGKFDWGVWCPHLAQATRVRRFSYPQVAGAVLPDERVQEALDTAVKESINDKRAELGLAENDESFDEDRYYSEMLRSHERRAGKILIGMRSKISNLVLRITSWVLYKLLPCFMSGVAAHPAQVDMIKRAIEKHPDVPLIFLPLHRSHLDYIMVSFILLNNDIKCPLVAGGDNLRIPVFGSILRYDGAFFIKRKIDPLTGKKDHVYRAILHTYLQKCLTAGHNVEFFIEGGRTRTGKPCMPKSGILSVIVDAFNDKSIADALIVPVSINYEKLVDGNFVREQLGQKKIPESFASAASAIMKVLKARYGLMRIDFNEPFSLSELIKSLRKSDTAHNYTPEMRRLQHKPSSSSLFGTDVVQEEQDQRQLIDNIARHVVYDSARATSVMTTNALAFLLLNRFRDGAPLSILVEALDELRAVLNGVRDLGFTGSSEDVIRYAADLLGPGLVTKESRNGQLFVKPVVMIPNVIELSYYSNCLIPHFALESIVVTCAGLLKREAERNSSTDRHDHADEVTVGRRALLAACMEFAELLMYEFILCKPCQKLETVLENTLQELCLREILSQPEQELTEDQVMARKLAHNLECDGLDVDDDELDDYFDDQHNSTNGGGGGRPYRAVDDDVTRIHFPAETHCNRLVLESVLAPFTNTYSAVASSLHQLLDGNAMVESEFIRLCIKEISTRVELGDCKYGESISTDTVRNCLKVFEKRSYIETTNNSGVRLVSLQPPFDTMAELQTIVQQVHTFVPV; the protein is encoded by the exons ATGCTGGGAATTTTGGAAGTGTTGCTGTTCCTTTGTATCATCGGATACTTCTTCAACAAAGAAcg GGCAATCGATATGGTGGACATCATATCGAACCGCGTTCAGGAGGCGTACGGATCCTTCCGCTTGCCGAGCGTGTTTGGGCCGGGCACGGACGCCCAACCGAATGGAGGCTTTTCGACCTACTCGATGCTGAAGCGCTTCGGCGAGGCTGGACGGCGCCAGCGTCAGTTGAATGTGGATAATGATAGAATG CGTCCACAGCTTGGTGCGGACGATCGACGGCGCAGCGCGATTGACATACTGCGCGTAACGACGCACGCCGGTGAGCAGTATGCGCGCGTGCACAATCCGGGCAAGTTCGACTGGGGCGTCTGGTGTCCGCATCTGGCGCAGGCCACCCGTGTGCGCCGCTTCTCGTACCCGCAGGTGGCCGGTGCCGTCCTGCCCGACGAACGGGTGCAGGAAGCGCTGGATACGGCGGTCAAGGAATCGATCAATGACAAACGGGCCGAACTGGGGCTGGCGGAGAATGACGAAAGCTTCGACGAGGATCGCTACTACAGTGAGATGCTTCGCAGCCATGAACGAAGGGCGGGCAAG ATCCTGATCGGCATGCGCTCGAAGATCTCGAACCTCGTGCTGCGCATTACCTCCTGGGTGCTGTATAAGCTGCTGCCCTGCTTCATGTCGGGGGTGGCCGCCCATCCCGCCCAGGTGGACATGATAAAGCGCGCCATCGAGAAGCACCCGGACGTGCCGCTTATCTTTCTGCCACTTCACCGCAGCCATCTGGATTACATTATGGTGAGCTTCATACTGCTGAACAACGACATCAAGTGTCCGCTGGTCGCCGGTGGGGACAATCTGCGCATCCCCGTGTTCGGCAGCATTCTGCGCTACGACGGTGCGTTCTTTATCAAGCGCAAGATTGACCCGCTCACGGGCAAGAAGGATCACGTGTACCGGGCGATCCTGCACACCTACCTGCAGAAGTGCCTGACCGCCGGGCACAATGTGGAATTTTTCATCGAAGGTGGCCGTACGCGCACGGGCAAACCCTGCATGCCAAAG AGTGGCATTCTTTCGGTGATTGTCGATGCATTCAACGATAAAAGTATTGCCGATGCGCTGATCGTTCCCGTCTCGATCAACTACGAGAAGCTGGTCGATGGAAACTTTGTGCGGGAGCAGCTGGGACAGAAGAAAATTCCGGAAAGCTTCGCCTCGGCTGCGTCCGCCATCATGAAGGTGCTGAAAGCCCGGTACGGGCTGATGAGGATCGACTTCAACGAACCGTTCTCGCTAAGCGAGCTGATCAAATCGCTCCGCAAATCGGACACCGCGCACAATTACACGCCAGAGATGCG ACGATTGCAGCACAAACCATCTTCCTCCTCGCTGTTCGGCACGGACGTGGTGCAGGAAGAGCAGGACCAGCGGCAGCTAATTGACAACATTGCGCGGCACGTCGTGTACGACAGTGCGCGGGCCACCTCCGTCATGACGACCAACGCGCTAGCATTCCTGTTGCTGAACCGTTTCCGCGACGGTGCGCCGCTCTCGATACTGGTGGAAGCGCTCGATGAGCTGCGCGCCGTGCTGAACGGTGTGCGCGATCTCGGTTTCACCGGCTCGTCCGAGGACGTCATTCGGTACGCGGCCGACCTGCTCGGCCCGGGTCTGGTAACGAAGGAAAGCCGCAATGGGCAGCTGTTCGTCAAACCGGTGGTGATGATTCCGAACGTGATCGAGCTGTCCTACTATTCGAACTGTCTCATACCGCACTTTGCGCTGGAATCGATCGTCGTCACGTGTGCCGGCTTGTTGAAGCGTGAAGCGGAACGGAACAGCAGCACGGACCGGCACGATCACGCGGACGAGGTGACGGTCGGGCGGCGGGCGCTGCTGGCGGCGTGCATGGAGTTTGCCGAGCTGCTGATGTACGAGTTCATCCTGTGCAAACCGTGCCAGAAGCTGGAAACCGTGCTCGAGAACACGCTGCAGGAGCTATGCCTGCGGGAAATCCTGTCCCAGCCGGAGCAGGAGCTCACCGAGGACCAGGTGATGGCACGCAAGCTGGCCCACAATCTGGAGTGCGACGGGCTGGACGTGGACGACGACGAGCTGGACGATTATTTCGACGATCAGCACAACTCCACcaacggtggcggcggtggtcgGCCGTACCGGGCGGTGGACGACGATGTGACGCGGATACATTTCCCGGCCGAAACGCACTGCAACCGGCTGGTGCTGGAGTCGGTACTGGCGCCCTTCACCAACACATACTCAGCGGTGGCGTCGTCGCTGCACCAGCTCTTGGACGGCAACGCGATGGTGGAATCGGAGTTCATTCGGCTGTGCATCAAAGAGATCAGCACGCGGGTTGAGCTGGGAGACTGTAAATATG GCGAAAGCATATCCACCGATACAGTGCGAAACTGCCTGAAGGTGTTCGAGAAGCGCTCGTACATCGAAACCACAAACAACAGCGGCGTGCGGTTGGTGTCGCTGCAGCCTCCCTTCGACACGATGGCGGAACTGCAAACCATAGTACAACAGGTGCACACGTTCGTGCCAGTTTAG
- the LOC120901437 gene encoding glycerol-3-phosphate acyltransferase 1, mitochondrial isoform X2 encodes MCALLRQSRRAIDMVDIISNRVQEAYGSFRLPSVFGPGTDAQPNGGFSTYSMLKRFGEAGRRQRQLNVDNDRMVRQQSLFHIKETPIPQVQPELKPIPGLACPHCSPAESRPQLGADDRRRSAIDILRVTTHAGEQYARVHNPGKFDWGVWCPHLAQATRVRRFSYPQVAGAVLPDERVQEALDTAVKESINDKRAELGLAENDESFDEDRYYSEMLRSHERRAGKILIGMRSKISNLVLRITSWVLYKLLPCFMSGVAAHPAQVDMIKRAIEKHPDVPLIFLPLHRSHLDYIMVSFILLNNDIKCPLVAGGDNLRIPVFGSILRYDGAFFIKRKIDPLTGKKDHVYRAILHTYLQKCLTAGHNVEFFIEGGRTRTGKPCMPKSGILSVIVDAFNDKSIADALIVPVSINYEKLVDGNFVREQLGQKKIPESFASAASAIMKVLKARYGLMRIDFNEPFSLSELIKSLRKSDTAHNYTPEMRRLQHKPSSSSLFGTDVVQEEQDQRQLIDNIARHVVYDSARATSVMTTNALAFLLLNRFRDGAPLSILVEALDELRAVLNGVRDLGFTGSSEDVIRYAADLLGPGLVTKESRNGQLFVKPVVMIPNVIELSYYSNCLIPHFALESIVVTCAGLLKREAERNSSTDRHDHADEVTVGRRALLAACMEFAELLMYEFILCKPCQKLETVLENTLQELCLREILSQPEQELTEDQVMARKLAHNLECDGLDVDDDELDDYFDDQHNSTNGGGGGRPYRAVDDDVTRIHFPAETHCNRLVLESVLAPFTNTYSAVASSLHQLLDGNAMVESEFIRLCIKEISTRVELGDCKYGESISTDTVRNCLKVFEKRSYIETTNNSGVRLVSLQPPFDTMAELQTIVQQVHTFVPV; translated from the exons ATGTGTGCGCTTCTGCGACAATCCCGAAG GGCAATCGATATGGTGGACATCATATCGAACCGCGTTCAGGAGGCGTACGGATCCTTCCGCTTGCCGAGCGTGTTTGGGCCGGGCACGGACGCCCAACCGAATGGAGGCTTTTCGACCTACTCGATGCTGAAGCGCTTCGGCGAGGCTGGACGGCGCCAGCGTCAGTTGAATGTGGATAATGATAGAATG GTGCGACAGCAAAGTCTCTTCCACATAAAGGAAACGCCGATCCCGCAAGTGCAACCGGAATTGAAACCAATTCCTGGCCTGGCATGTCCCCATTGCTCGCCAGCAGAAAGC CGTCCACAGCTTGGTGCGGACGATCGACGGCGCAGCGCGATTGACATACTGCGCGTAACGACGCACGCCGGTGAGCAGTATGCGCGCGTGCACAATCCGGGCAAGTTCGACTGGGGCGTCTGGTGTCCGCATCTGGCGCAGGCCACCCGTGTGCGCCGCTTCTCGTACCCGCAGGTGGCCGGTGCCGTCCTGCCCGACGAACGGGTGCAGGAAGCGCTGGATACGGCGGTCAAGGAATCGATCAATGACAAACGGGCCGAACTGGGGCTGGCGGAGAATGACGAAAGCTTCGACGAGGATCGCTACTACAGTGAGATGCTTCGCAGCCATGAACGAAGGGCGGGCAAG ATCCTGATCGGCATGCGCTCGAAGATCTCGAACCTCGTGCTGCGCATTACCTCCTGGGTGCTGTATAAGCTGCTGCCCTGCTTCATGTCGGGGGTGGCCGCCCATCCCGCCCAGGTGGACATGATAAAGCGCGCCATCGAGAAGCACCCGGACGTGCCGCTTATCTTTCTGCCACTTCACCGCAGCCATCTGGATTACATTATGGTGAGCTTCATACTGCTGAACAACGACATCAAGTGTCCGCTGGTCGCCGGTGGGGACAATCTGCGCATCCCCGTGTTCGGCAGCATTCTGCGCTACGACGGTGCGTTCTTTATCAAGCGCAAGATTGACCCGCTCACGGGCAAGAAGGATCACGTGTACCGGGCGATCCTGCACACCTACCTGCAGAAGTGCCTGACCGCCGGGCACAATGTGGAATTTTTCATCGAAGGTGGCCGTACGCGCACGGGCAAACCCTGCATGCCAAAG AGTGGCATTCTTTCGGTGATTGTCGATGCATTCAACGATAAAAGTATTGCCGATGCGCTGATCGTTCCCGTCTCGATCAACTACGAGAAGCTGGTCGATGGAAACTTTGTGCGGGAGCAGCTGGGACAGAAGAAAATTCCGGAAAGCTTCGCCTCGGCTGCGTCCGCCATCATGAAGGTGCTGAAAGCCCGGTACGGGCTGATGAGGATCGACTTCAACGAACCGTTCTCGCTAAGCGAGCTGATCAAATCGCTCCGCAAATCGGACACCGCGCACAATTACACGCCAGAGATGCG ACGATTGCAGCACAAACCATCTTCCTCCTCGCTGTTCGGCACGGACGTGGTGCAGGAAGAGCAGGACCAGCGGCAGCTAATTGACAACATTGCGCGGCACGTCGTGTACGACAGTGCGCGGGCCACCTCCGTCATGACGACCAACGCGCTAGCATTCCTGTTGCTGAACCGTTTCCGCGACGGTGCGCCGCTCTCGATACTGGTGGAAGCGCTCGATGAGCTGCGCGCCGTGCTGAACGGTGTGCGCGATCTCGGTTTCACCGGCTCGTCCGAGGACGTCATTCGGTACGCGGCCGACCTGCTCGGCCCGGGTCTGGTAACGAAGGAAAGCCGCAATGGGCAGCTGTTCGTCAAACCGGTGGTGATGATTCCGAACGTGATCGAGCTGTCCTACTATTCGAACTGTCTCATACCGCACTTTGCGCTGGAATCGATCGTCGTCACGTGTGCCGGCTTGTTGAAGCGTGAAGCGGAACGGAACAGCAGCACGGACCGGCACGATCACGCGGACGAGGTGACGGTCGGGCGGCGGGCGCTGCTGGCGGCGTGCATGGAGTTTGCCGAGCTGCTGATGTACGAGTTCATCCTGTGCAAACCGTGCCAGAAGCTGGAAACCGTGCTCGAGAACACGCTGCAGGAGCTATGCCTGCGGGAAATCCTGTCCCAGCCGGAGCAGGAGCTCACCGAGGACCAGGTGATGGCACGCAAGCTGGCCCACAATCTGGAGTGCGACGGGCTGGACGTGGACGACGACGAGCTGGACGATTATTTCGACGATCAGCACAACTCCACcaacggtggcggcggtggtcgGCCGTACCGGGCGGTGGACGACGATGTGACGCGGATACATTTCCCGGCCGAAACGCACTGCAACCGGCTGGTGCTGGAGTCGGTACTGGCGCCCTTCACCAACACATACTCAGCGGTGGCGTCGTCGCTGCACCAGCTCTTGGACGGCAACGCGATGGTGGAATCGGAGTTCATTCGGCTGTGCATCAAAGAGATCAGCACGCGGGTTGAGCTGGGAGACTGTAAATATG GCGAAAGCATATCCACCGATACAGTGCGAAACTGCCTGAAGGTGTTCGAGAAGCGCTCGTACATCGAAACCACAAACAACAGCGGCGTGCGGTTGGTGTCGCTGCAGCCTCCCTTCGACACGATGGCGGAACTGCAAACCATAGTACAACAGGTGCACACGTTCGTGCCAGTTTAG
- the LOC120901437 gene encoding glycerol-3-phosphate acyltransferase 1, mitochondrial isoform X3 produces the protein MVDIISNRVQEAYGSFRLPSVFGPGTDAQPNGGFSTYSMLKRFGEAGRRQRQLNVDNDRMVRQQSLFHIKETPIPQVQPELKPIPGLACPHCSPAESRPQLGADDRRRSAIDILRVTTHAGEQYARVHNPGKFDWGVWCPHLAQATRVRRFSYPQVAGAVLPDERVQEALDTAVKESINDKRAELGLAENDESFDEDRYYSEMLRSHERRAGKILIGMRSKISNLVLRITSWVLYKLLPCFMSGVAAHPAQVDMIKRAIEKHPDVPLIFLPLHRSHLDYIMVSFILLNNDIKCPLVAGGDNLRIPVFGSILRYDGAFFIKRKIDPLTGKKDHVYRAILHTYLQKCLTAGHNVEFFIEGGRTRTGKPCMPKSGILSVIVDAFNDKSIADALIVPVSINYEKLVDGNFVREQLGQKKIPESFASAASAIMKVLKARYGLMRIDFNEPFSLSELIKSLRKSDTAHNYTPEMRRLQHKPSSSSLFGTDVVQEEQDQRQLIDNIARHVVYDSARATSVMTTNALAFLLLNRFRDGAPLSILVEALDELRAVLNGVRDLGFTGSSEDVIRYAADLLGPGLVTKESRNGQLFVKPVVMIPNVIELSYYSNCLIPHFALESIVVTCAGLLKREAERNSSTDRHDHADEVTVGRRALLAACMEFAELLMYEFILCKPCQKLETVLENTLQELCLREILSQPEQELTEDQVMARKLAHNLECDGLDVDDDELDDYFDDQHNSTNGGGGGRPYRAVDDDVTRIHFPAETHCNRLVLESVLAPFTNTYSAVASSLHQLLDGNAMVESEFIRLCIKEISTRVELGDCKYGESISTDTVRNCLKVFEKRSYIETTNNSGVRLVSLQPPFDTMAELQTIVQQVHTFVPV, from the exons ATGGTGGACATCATATCGAACCGCGTTCAGGAGGCGTACGGATCCTTCCGCTTGCCGAGCGTGTTTGGGCCGGGCACGGACGCCCAACCGAATGGAGGCTTTTCGACCTACTCGATGCTGAAGCGCTTCGGCGAGGCTGGACGGCGCCAGCGTCAGTTGAATGTGGATAATGATAGAATG GTGCGACAGCAAAGTCTCTTCCACATAAAGGAAACGCCGATCCCGCAAGTGCAACCGGAATTGAAACCAATTCCTGGCCTGGCATGTCCCCATTGCTCGCCAGCAGAAAGC CGTCCACAGCTTGGTGCGGACGATCGACGGCGCAGCGCGATTGACATACTGCGCGTAACGACGCACGCCGGTGAGCAGTATGCGCGCGTGCACAATCCGGGCAAGTTCGACTGGGGCGTCTGGTGTCCGCATCTGGCGCAGGCCACCCGTGTGCGCCGCTTCTCGTACCCGCAGGTGGCCGGTGCCGTCCTGCCCGACGAACGGGTGCAGGAAGCGCTGGATACGGCGGTCAAGGAATCGATCAATGACAAACGGGCCGAACTGGGGCTGGCGGAGAATGACGAAAGCTTCGACGAGGATCGCTACTACAGTGAGATGCTTCGCAGCCATGAACGAAGGGCGGGCAAG ATCCTGATCGGCATGCGCTCGAAGATCTCGAACCTCGTGCTGCGCATTACCTCCTGGGTGCTGTATAAGCTGCTGCCCTGCTTCATGTCGGGGGTGGCCGCCCATCCCGCCCAGGTGGACATGATAAAGCGCGCCATCGAGAAGCACCCGGACGTGCCGCTTATCTTTCTGCCACTTCACCGCAGCCATCTGGATTACATTATGGTGAGCTTCATACTGCTGAACAACGACATCAAGTGTCCGCTGGTCGCCGGTGGGGACAATCTGCGCATCCCCGTGTTCGGCAGCATTCTGCGCTACGACGGTGCGTTCTTTATCAAGCGCAAGATTGACCCGCTCACGGGCAAGAAGGATCACGTGTACCGGGCGATCCTGCACACCTACCTGCAGAAGTGCCTGACCGCCGGGCACAATGTGGAATTTTTCATCGAAGGTGGCCGTACGCGCACGGGCAAACCCTGCATGCCAAAG AGTGGCATTCTTTCGGTGATTGTCGATGCATTCAACGATAAAAGTATTGCCGATGCGCTGATCGTTCCCGTCTCGATCAACTACGAGAAGCTGGTCGATGGAAACTTTGTGCGGGAGCAGCTGGGACAGAAGAAAATTCCGGAAAGCTTCGCCTCGGCTGCGTCCGCCATCATGAAGGTGCTGAAAGCCCGGTACGGGCTGATGAGGATCGACTTCAACGAACCGTTCTCGCTAAGCGAGCTGATCAAATCGCTCCGCAAATCGGACACCGCGCACAATTACACGCCAGAGATGCG ACGATTGCAGCACAAACCATCTTCCTCCTCGCTGTTCGGCACGGACGTGGTGCAGGAAGAGCAGGACCAGCGGCAGCTAATTGACAACATTGCGCGGCACGTCGTGTACGACAGTGCGCGGGCCACCTCCGTCATGACGACCAACGCGCTAGCATTCCTGTTGCTGAACCGTTTCCGCGACGGTGCGCCGCTCTCGATACTGGTGGAAGCGCTCGATGAGCTGCGCGCCGTGCTGAACGGTGTGCGCGATCTCGGTTTCACCGGCTCGTCCGAGGACGTCATTCGGTACGCGGCCGACCTGCTCGGCCCGGGTCTGGTAACGAAGGAAAGCCGCAATGGGCAGCTGTTCGTCAAACCGGTGGTGATGATTCCGAACGTGATCGAGCTGTCCTACTATTCGAACTGTCTCATACCGCACTTTGCGCTGGAATCGATCGTCGTCACGTGTGCCGGCTTGTTGAAGCGTGAAGCGGAACGGAACAGCAGCACGGACCGGCACGATCACGCGGACGAGGTGACGGTCGGGCGGCGGGCGCTGCTGGCGGCGTGCATGGAGTTTGCCGAGCTGCTGATGTACGAGTTCATCCTGTGCAAACCGTGCCAGAAGCTGGAAACCGTGCTCGAGAACACGCTGCAGGAGCTATGCCTGCGGGAAATCCTGTCCCAGCCGGAGCAGGAGCTCACCGAGGACCAGGTGATGGCACGCAAGCTGGCCCACAATCTGGAGTGCGACGGGCTGGACGTGGACGACGACGAGCTGGACGATTATTTCGACGATCAGCACAACTCCACcaacggtggcggcggtggtcgGCCGTACCGGGCGGTGGACGACGATGTGACGCGGATACATTTCCCGGCCGAAACGCACTGCAACCGGCTGGTGCTGGAGTCGGTACTGGCGCCCTTCACCAACACATACTCAGCGGTGGCGTCGTCGCTGCACCAGCTCTTGGACGGCAACGCGATGGTGGAATCGGAGTTCATTCGGCTGTGCATCAAAGAGATCAGCACGCGGGTTGAGCTGGGAGACTGTAAATATG GCGAAAGCATATCCACCGATACAGTGCGAAACTGCCTGAAGGTGTTCGAGAAGCGCTCGTACATCGAAACCACAAACAACAGCGGCGTGCGGTTGGTGTCGCTGCAGCCTCCCTTCGACACGATGGCGGAACTGCAAACCATAGTACAACAGGTGCACACGTTCGTGCCAGTTTAG